The Aureitalea marina genome includes a window with the following:
- the nusG gene encoding transcription termination/antitermination protein NusG has product MTETKSTKKWYVVRSVSGQENKIKSYIENEVKRLNLEDYIEQVLVPTEKVIQIRNGKKINKERVYFPGYIMIQASLAGEIPHIIKSINGVIGFLGETKGGDPVPLRQSEVNRMLGKVDELAVQDDNINIPYVIGETVKVIDGPFNGFNGTVEKINEEKRKLEVMVKIFGRKTPLELSYMQVEKI; this is encoded by the coding sequence ATGACCGAAACAAAGAGTACAAAAAAGTGGTATGTGGTTCGCTCGGTAAGCGGCCAGGAGAACAAGATCAAGTCCTACATCGAGAATGAGGTCAAGCGTCTGAACCTGGAAGATTACATCGAGCAGGTGCTGGTTCCTACAGAGAAAGTGATACAGATCCGTAACGGAAAGAAGATCAACAAAGAGCGTGTCTACTTTCCTGGATATATCATGATCCAGGCCAGTTTGGCTGGTGAGATCCCTCATATCATCAAGTCCATCAACGGAGTGATCGGATTCCTGGGAGAAACCAAGGGAGGTGATCCGGTGCCGCTGAGACAATCAGAAGTGAACCGTATGTTAGGTAAGGTTGACGAATTGGCTGTTCAGGACGATAATATTAATATCCCTTATGTGATCGGCGAGACCGTCAAAGTTATCGATGGGCCATTTAATGGCTTTAACGGAACGGTAGAGAAGATCAACGAGGAGAAGCGTAAGCTGGAAGTGATGGTGAAGATCTTCGGTAGGAAGACTCCATTGGAGCTCAGCTATATGCAGGTAGAAAAAATTTAG
- the secE gene encoding preprotein translocase subunit SecE, whose product MVEYIKESYNELRNHVSWPSWAEAQKLTVVVAAFSVILALAVWGVDTVFSRVISLYFDWIKS is encoded by the coding sequence ATGGTAGAATATATCAAGGAATCATACAACGAACTGAGAAATCACGTAAGCTGGCCAAGTTGGGCAGAAGCTCAGAAACTGACCGTAGTTGTTGCGGCCTTTTCCGTTATTTTGGCTTTGGCTGTATGGGGAGTTGATACCGTTTTCAGTCGAGTGATCAGTCTTTACTTTGATTGGATCAAATCCTAA
- the tuf gene encoding elongation factor Tu, producing the protein MAKETFDRSKPHLNVGTIGHVDHGKTTLTAAITKVLADAGYSEARSFDQIDNAPEEKERGITINSSHVEYQTQNRHYAHVDCPGHADYVKNMVTGAAQMDGAILVVAATDGPMPQTREHILLGRQVGIPRIVVFMNKVDMVDDEELIELVEMEVRDLLNFYEYDGDNGPVIAGSALGALNGEQKWVDTVLELMEAVDTWIEEPLREVDKDFLMPIEDVFSITGRGTVATGRIETGVANTGDPVDIIGMGAEKLTSTITGVEMFRKILDRGEAGDNVGILLRGIEKTDIRRGMVICKQGSVTPHAKFKAEVYILKKEEGGRHTPFHNNYRPQFYVRTTDVTGNINLPDGVEMVMPGDNLTITVDLIQPIAMNVGLRFAIREGGRTVGAGQVTEILD; encoded by the coding sequence ATGGCAAAAGAAACATTCGATCGGTCGAAGCCTCACTTAAACGTGGGTACTATCGGACACGTAGATCACGGTAAAACTACTTTGACCGCTGCTATCACAAAAGTTTTGGCAGATGCAGGTTACTCTGAAGCCCGTTCGTTCGACCAGATCGACAACGCGCCAGAAGAGAAAGAGCGTGGTATCACTATCAACTCTTCACACGTTGAGTATCAGACTCAAAATCGTCACTATGCTCACGTTGACTGTCCAGGTCACGCCGACTATGTAAAGAACATGGTAACTGGTGCTGCTCAGATGGACGGTGCAATCCTGGTTGTTGCTGCTACAGATGGACCAATGCCACAAACTCGCGAGCACATCCTTCTTGGACGTCAGGTTGGTATTCCTCGTATCGTTGTATTCATGAACAAAGTGGATATGGTTGATGACGAAGAATTGATCGAGCTGGTAGAGATGGAAGTTCGTGATCTATTGAACTTCTACGAGTACGACGGAGATAACGGTCCTGTTATCGCTGGATCTGCACTTGGTGCCCTGAATGGGGAGCAGAAGTGGGTTGATACCGTACTTGAGTTGATGGAAGCTGTTGACACTTGGATCGAAGAGCCTCTTCGTGAAGTTGACAAAGACTTCTTGATGCCAATCGAAGATGTATTCTCTATTACTGGACGTGGTACAGTTGCTACTGGTCGTATCGAGACTGGAGTTGCTAACACCGGAGATCCTGTAGACATCATCGGAATGGGAGCTGAGAAACTGACTTCTACTATTACTGGAGTTGAGATGTTCCGTAAGATCCTAGACCGTGGTGAAGCTGGAGATAACGTAGGTATCCTACTGCGTGGTATTGAGAAGACTGATATCCGTCGTGGAATGGTTATCTGTAAGCAAGGTTCTGTTACTCCTCACGCCAAGTTCAAAGCTGAGGTGTATATCCTGAAGAAAGAAGAAGGTGGTCGTCACACTCCTTTCCACAACAACTATCGTCCTCAGTTCTACGTACGTACAACTGACGTAACAGGAAACATCAACCTGCCTGACGGAGTTGAGATGGTAATGCCTGGTGACAACCTGACCATTACTGTTGACCTGATCCAACCTATCGCTATGAACGTAGGTCTTCGCTTCGCTATCCGTGAAGGTGGACGTACTGTAGGAGCTGGTCAGGTAACTGAAATTTTAGACTAA
- the hpf gene encoding ribosome hibernation-promoting factor, HPF/YfiA family, giving the protein MRVNVQTPNFVADAKLIEFVEKRLSKLELFYDRIISARVYLKVIKPREKENKSVEILLSMPGEDIMIKKEARTFEEGTDLAASSLERQLKKRKQKQRTYS; this is encoded by the coding sequence ATGAGAGTAAATGTTCAAACACCGAATTTTGTCGCCGATGCCAAGTTGATTGAGTTTGTTGAAAAGCGCTTATCCAAACTCGAACTTTTTTACGATCGTATAATCTCCGCCAGGGTTTATCTCAAAGTGATTAAACCTAGGGAAAAGGAAAATAAATCGGTCGAGATACTACTCAGTATGCCGGGAGAAGATATCATGATTAAAAAAGAAGCCAGGACCTTCGAGGAAGGAACGGATCTTGCAGCCAGTTCACTGGAGCGCCAACTTAAGAAACGCAAGCAAAAGCAACGCACATACTCCTAG
- a CDS encoding tyrosine-type recombinase/integrase encodes MSQKAFIEFLDLEKNYSPHTVLAYRRDLELFSDFIQDTDPTLGLEKVNYSLIRNWIVHLVDSGISNRSINRKISSLKAYYRFLLKTGSIDQNPLARHKALKTAVKLQVPFSKEEMQEVMGLLNAEAGFKGTRNRLMVELFYATGMRRAELVNLQLRDISRDTKSIKVLGKRSKERIIPLLPAVFDSLNQYLKERSGLESIQDESYLFLSEKGRKIYESLVYRVINSYFSTTSEKVKRSPHILRHTFATHLLNEGADLNAVKELLGHASLASTQVYTHNSIAQLKSIHKKAHPRNSED; translated from the coding sequence ATGTCCCAAAAGGCCTTTATCGAATTCCTCGATCTGGAGAAGAATTATTCACCCCATACGGTGCTGGCATACCGCCGTGACCTTGAGCTTTTTTCAGATTTCATCCAAGATACTGACCCGACCTTAGGGCTGGAGAAAGTCAATTACTCCCTCATTAGAAATTGGATCGTCCACCTGGTAGATTCCGGCATTAGTAACCGCAGTATCAATCGGAAGATATCTTCACTGAAAGCCTACTATCGTTTTTTACTTAAAACGGGAAGCATAGATCAGAATCCACTGGCCAGGCATAAAGCATTGAAAACGGCAGTGAAGTTGCAGGTGCCTTTTTCCAAAGAAGAAATGCAGGAGGTCATGGGGTTGTTAAATGCCGAAGCGGGATTCAAGGGAACTAGGAACAGATTGATGGTAGAGTTGTTCTATGCTACCGGTATGAGGAGAGCAGAGCTGGTCAATCTACAGTTGAGAGATATCTCCAGGGACACTAAAAGCATAAAGGTCCTTGGAAAACGCAGCAAGGAGCGAATCATTCCCTTATTACCCGCAGTCTTTGATTCCTTGAATCAGTATTTGAAAGAGAGAAGTGGGCTTGAGAGTATACAGGATGAGAGTTATTTATTTCTGTCTGAAAAAGGGCGAAAAATTTATGAATCACTTGTTTACCGGGTCATAAATTCTTATTTTAGTACGACTTCGGAAAAGGTGAAGCGCAGCCCACATATTCTCAGGCATACATTTGCAACTCACCTGCTGAACGAAGGAGCTGATCTCAATGCGGTGAAGGAACTTTTAGGGCACGCCAGCCTAGCTTCTACCCAGGTTTATACCCACAACAGTATAGCCCAGCTTAAGTCCATTCATAAGAAGGCTCATCCAAGGAACTCTGAAGACTAA
- the rpsU gene encoding 30S ribosomal protein S21 — protein MIPVKDGENIERALKRFKRKFDRTGTMRQLRARKQYTKPSVKRRAEVQKAQYIQSLRDAENL, from the coding sequence ATCATACCAGTTAAAGACGGAGAAAATATCGAGAGAGCTCTAAAACGTTTCAAGCGTAAGTTTGACCGTACGGGAACAATGCGTCAGTTACGTGCTCGTAAGCAATACACAAAGCCGTCTGTCAAAAGACGTGCAGAAGTCCAGAAAGCGCAGTACATCCAATCTCTACGCGACGCGGAAAATCTGTAA
- a CDS encoding carboxypeptidase-like regulatory domain-containing protein, translating into MMNNLKSSFVFLFLLGLSAVSFSQSEYVMEGKVVDFATFEALESASVYVKNSTIGTISNSDGKFSLVVPGKWANDTLVISSIGYKSMKFKVSEFDGSEDVFLEEDIASLDEVLLIAETRPKTGNDIVLRAIEELEDNLPEGPYLQKGFLRHKERNKRQYKWLIESALTVYDSSFASGAADNLMVNIDEIRKSYDLREVDSLFAYTSYLKSKGYEIDRRYQKLNRDTIETQSLINAIRWNDKRINGLDKLFQGQLNLVRNANTKNALFGPDVLENHQFTLDTVLVDDGQKVYKIRIDKSTEYVGLDTRNAYNEGFEANGWLYINWDNYAIKKIEYELVAASEIQIRRSRSLFDTLVNHKLLMTYREFEGKMYPNYIYYETPKLVNIGNRSSDRNKEEETKESKEEQFYYTVQEILFTEVVQDSLLVQQARAQQWSDDIFQNRPYNEAFWKSYNLLLESEEEEKLIEDLTRRATLFKQ; encoded by the coding sequence ATGATGAACAACCTAAAATCCAGTTTTGTCTTTCTTTTTTTACTTGGATTATCGGCTGTAAGCTTTAGTCAATCCGAGTATGTAATGGAAGGTAAAGTCGTTGACTTTGCCACTTTTGAGGCTCTGGAGAGTGCCAGCGTCTACGTAAAGAATTCAACCATTGGAACCATTAGTAATTCCGATGGGAAGTTCTCTTTGGTGGTCCCTGGTAAGTGGGCTAATGATACCTTAGTGATTTCCTCCATCGGGTATAAAAGCATGAAGTTTAAGGTCAGTGAATTTGATGGCAGCGAGGATGTATTCTTAGAAGAGGACATTGCTTCATTGGATGAGGTCTTGCTGATCGCAGAGACCAGGCCAAAGACGGGGAATGATATCGTTTTACGAGCTATTGAAGAATTAGAGGATAATCTGCCAGAAGGACCTTATCTTCAAAAGGGCTTTCTGAGGCATAAAGAACGAAACAAAAGGCAGTACAAATGGTTGATTGAAAGCGCTTTGACCGTGTATGATTCCAGTTTTGCTTCTGGTGCAGCGGATAATCTGATGGTCAATATAGATGAGATCCGGAAAAGTTATGATCTGAGAGAAGTTGATAGCTTGTTCGCCTACACCTCCTATCTAAAAAGCAAGGGATATGAGATAGACCGACGCTATCAGAAATTGAACCGGGACACCATAGAGACCCAATCCCTGATCAATGCCATTCGTTGGAATGACAAGCGTATTAATGGACTAGATAAGTTGTTCCAGGGTCAGCTTAATCTTGTTCGCAATGCCAATACCAAGAATGCGTTATTCGGCCCGGACGTTTTAGAGAACCATCAGTTTACTTTGGATACCGTGTTGGTTGATGATGGGCAAAAAGTGTATAAGATCCGGATCGATAAGAGTACAGAGTATGTCGGGCTGGACACTCGAAATGCCTATAACGAAGGTTTCGAGGCAAATGGCTGGTTGTATATCAATTGGGATAATTATGCCATCAAGAAGATAGAGTACGAATTGGTCGCTGCCTCAGAGATACAGATCCGGCGCAGTAGAAGCCTCTTCGACACCCTGGTCAATCACAAATTACTAATGACCTACAGGGAGTTTGAAGGTAAGATGTATCCCAACTACATCTATTATGAAACGCCCAAATTGGTCAATATTGGGAATCGGTCTTCGGATAGAAACAAAGAGGAAGAGACCAAGGAAAGTAAAGAAGAGCAATTCTACTATACTGTCCAGGAGATCCTATTTACAGAAGTGGTGCAAGATTCTTTACTCGTTCAGCAGGCAAGAGCACAGCAATGGTCCGACGATATCTTCCAGAACCGTCCCTACAATGAGGCTTTTTGGAAGAGCTATAACTTGCTTTTAGAAAGCGAGGAAGAGGAGAAGTTGATCGAAGATCTGACCCGACGTGCTACGCTTTTTAAGCAGTGA
- a CDS encoding acyl-CoA dehydrogenase family protein: MHFTEEHDFFRQSFRDFLQKEAVPHIEKWEESGTIDKEIWKKMGEMGYFGISYPEKYGGLDLDIFYLVIYLEELQRVNSGGFAAAMWVHPYLAMTHVLAEGSDAIKERYLPASISGELMGCLCISEPFGGSDVSGMRTTAVLEGDHYIINGSKTFITNGVYSDYLVVAAKTDPAARSKGISMFIMDRDTPGISATKLDKLGWRASDTGEIAFDNVRIHKDQLLGEKGQGFGYLMQHLALERLIMAVNAHARSEWALEYTIQYMKDRQAFGTTIDKFQALRHKIADLAAEVEMCKTFNYETARKLGKKEYVVKEASMAKLVSTRVSDQVAYDCLQMLGGYGYMEEYPLARNLRDSRLGPIGGGTSEILREIIAKMVIDGKEYKPAT, encoded by the coding sequence ATGCATTTTACAGAAGAACACGATTTTTTCAGACAGAGTTTTAGGGACTTCCTTCAGAAAGAAGCCGTTCCTCACATAGAAAAGTGGGAAGAAAGCGGGACCATCGACAAGGAAATCTGGAAAAAGATGGGGGAGATGGGTTATTTTGGAATCTCTTATCCCGAGAAGTATGGAGGATTGGACCTGGATATCTTCTATTTGGTTATTTACTTGGAAGAACTGCAACGGGTCAATAGCGGAGGGTTTGCTGCGGCCATGTGGGTTCATCCCTATTTGGCAATGACGCATGTCTTGGCGGAGGGAAGCGATGCCATTAAGGAACGCTACCTGCCCGCAAGTATTTCAGGTGAATTGATGGGTTGTCTGTGTATAAGCGAACCTTTTGGGGGAAGTGATGTCTCTGGTATGCGTACGACGGCGGTTTTAGAGGGAGACCATTATATCATTAATGGATCCAAAACCTTTATCACCAATGGAGTCTACAGTGATTATTTGGTGGTCGCGGCTAAAACGGATCCAGCTGCCAGAAGTAAAGGGATAAGTATGTTCATTATGGACAGAGATACCCCGGGTATATCGGCTACCAAATTGGATAAACTTGGATGGCGTGCCAGTGACACCGGAGAGATCGCCTTCGACAATGTTCGCATTCACAAGGATCAATTATTGGGTGAAAAAGGGCAAGGGTTTGGATATTTGATGCAACACTTAGCTCTGGAGCGACTGATCATGGCTGTAAATGCCCACGCCCGCAGTGAATGGGCATTGGAGTACACCATTCAGTATATGAAAGATCGGCAGGCTTTTGGTACGACCATCGATAAATTCCAGGCATTACGGCACAAGATCGCAGATCTGGCGGCAGAAGTCGAAATGTGCAAGACCTTTAATTACGAAACAGCCCGGAAATTGGGCAAGAAGGAATATGTAGTAAAGGAGGCCAGTATGGCCAAATTGGTTTCTACCAGGGTATCAGACCAGGTAGCTTATGACTGCCTGCAGATGCTGGGTGGTTATGGTTATATGGAAGAATACCCTTTGGCTCGAAACTTGAGGGATAGCAGGTTGGGACCAATTGGTGGGGGTACATCTGAGATCCTCAGGGAGATCATCGCAAAGATGGTGATCGATGGCAAGGAGTATAAGCCGGCAACTTGA
- a CDS encoding helix-hairpin-helix domain-containing protein produces MERYSSRRKLTAGQRDGILFLMALILVVLFYRNFPKKEVELNAPVLDDEMRCQIELLDNLRRERQMKSRVVIYPFNPTFLNDYRGYILGLPPVAVDRISAFRESGNWINSLEQFQMVTQLSDSVMERIAPYLELPEFLQNSGKPRQVVKETSLIGDLNTATQEDFIQIRGIGSVKSKQIKTFRERIGGFAHMHELYAIYGLDAELIKRIKSRFTLDQPRSVDLIRVNQASASDLATIPGIGYEVARSIWLERRKIGGFKNWSELRSIPEIGLREFALIEVYLSLE; encoded by the coding sequence ATGGAACGATATTCATCCCGTCGTAAGTTGACTGCCGGTCAGCGCGACGGGATTCTTTTTTTAATGGCCCTCATTCTCGTTGTCTTGTTCTATCGGAATTTCCCGAAGAAGGAGGTAGAACTGAATGCTCCTGTGTTGGATGATGAGATGCGCTGTCAGATCGAGTTGCTGGATAATCTCAGGCGAGAACGTCAGATGAAGAGTAGGGTAGTAATCTACCCCTTCAATCCCACTTTCCTAAATGATTATCGGGGGTATATTCTGGGCCTTCCACCTGTTGCCGTAGATCGTATATCAGCTTTTCGTGAAAGCGGGAACTGGATCAATTCCCTGGAACAGTTTCAGATGGTTACACAATTGTCCGATTCAGTTATGGAACGTATTGCACCATATCTTGAACTTCCCGAGTTTCTTCAAAACTCCGGTAAACCCCGACAAGTGGTTAAGGAAACATCCCTCATTGGAGATCTTAACACGGCTACTCAAGAAGACTTTATACAAATACGTGGCATAGGATCAGTTAAAAGCAAACAGATCAAGACCTTCAGGGAGCGAATCGGTGGGTTCGCACATATGCATGAGTTATATGCCATTTACGGTCTTGATGCGGAATTGATCAAGCGGATCAAATCCCGGTTTACACTCGATCAGCCACGATCTGTGGATTTGATCCGCGTGAACCAAGCATCTGCCTCAGATTTGGCAACAATACCCGGAATTGGATATGAAGTAGCTCGATCGATCTGGTTGGAACGGAGGAAGATCGGGGGTTTTAAAAACTGGTCTGAACTTCGTTCAATTCCTGAAATCGGCCTAAGAGAATTCGCATTAATTGAAGTATATTTGAGCTTGGAATAA
- a CDS encoding alanine/glycine:cation symporter family protein: MRKAFLSLLTLFLPFLTIAQEAAEKGLDERINDWFMPIATWWEGFVLTTVPLGEYDVPFVVILLVTGATFFTIYFKFPSILKFPLAINTVRGKYDEIDHHEAVTSSADTTGLTVDGDVIGTIRDESQEGEVSHFQALATAVSGTVGLGNIAGVAVAIALGGPGATFWMIVCGLIGMATKFVECTLGVKYRDVGADGTVYGGPMYYLSKGLKERGFSGLGKILGALFAILCVGASFGGGNAFQSNQATVQLSSLMGLEGGATGVIIGIILAVLVGIVIIGGIKRIASITEKIVPFMAGIYVLAALVIIFANFSYVDDAFGLIFNGAFTPMAGLGGLVGVLIVGFQRAAFSNEAGAGSAAIAHSAVKTKYPASEGVVALLEPFIDTVVICTMTALVIIFFNIDADNLQSVFTYGSVDGSSVILNGSGEALGGVDLTSRAFDSVIPGFSYVLTIAIVLFAFSTMISWSYYGLQSWKYLFGKGKRADLIYKCLFLVFVVIGAAATLDAVIKFSDAMILALVFPNMIGLFFLFPKVREEMAKYLDAIKGIKGK; the protein is encoded by the coding sequence ATGAGGAAAGCTTTCCTATCCCTGTTAACTTTATTTCTTCCATTTTTGACCATCGCGCAGGAAGCAGCCGAAAAAGGGCTGGACGAGCGGATCAACGATTGGTTCATGCCCATCGCCACCTGGTGGGAAGGATTCGTCCTGACGACAGTTCCATTAGGTGAATATGATGTGCCTTTTGTGGTAATCTTGTTAGTAACTGGAGCCACGTTCTTTACCATATATTTTAAGTTCCCAAGCATCTTGAAGTTTCCTTTGGCTATCAATACAGTGCGTGGGAAATACGACGAAATTGACCATCATGAAGCCGTTACCTCTTCGGCAGACACTACAGGTCTGACCGTGGATGGCGATGTAATAGGTACCATTAGGGATGAGAGTCAGGAAGGTGAGGTTTCTCACTTTCAAGCACTGGCAACAGCTGTTTCCGGTACAGTTGGACTAGGAAACATCGCAGGGGTAGCCGTCGCCATCGCTCTGGGAGGGCCCGGAGCAACCTTTTGGATGATCGTTTGTGGATTGATCGGTATGGCGACCAAGTTTGTAGAGTGTACGCTTGGTGTAAAATACCGGGATGTTGGTGCAGATGGAACGGTATATGGAGGTCCAATGTATTATTTGTCAAAAGGACTTAAAGAAAGAGGTTTCTCCGGTTTGGGTAAAATTTTAGGAGCTTTATTCGCTATTCTTTGCGTGGGTGCCTCCTTTGGTGGAGGTAATGCGTTCCAATCCAACCAAGCTACCGTTCAGTTGTCTTCCTTAATGGGACTCGAAGGAGGAGCTACCGGAGTAATTATTGGTATTATCCTGGCTGTCCTGGTCGGAATTGTGATCATCGGTGGTATCAAGCGGATCGCCAGTATAACGGAAAAGATCGTGCCGTTTATGGCCGGTATTTATGTTTTAGCTGCGTTGGTGATCATCTTTGCGAACTTCAGTTATGTGGATGATGCCTTTGGATTGATCTTCAATGGGGCCTTTACGCCAATGGCCGGTCTTGGAGGATTGGTCGGAGTACTGATCGTCGGTTTTCAACGGGCGGCATTCTCCAACGAGGCGGGTGCAGGTTCTGCTGCAATCGCCCACTCGGCTGTAAAGACGAAGTATCCAGCATCCGAAGGTGTGGTTGCGTTATTGGAACCGTTTATCGACACCGTCGTGATCTGTACCATGACTGCACTTGTGATCATCTTCTTCAATATCGATGCCGACAATCTGCAAAGTGTGTTTACTTATGGGTCTGTAGATGGAAGTAGTGTGATCCTGAATGGATCTGGAGAGGCATTAGGTGGAGTGGATTTGACCTCCCGCGCTTTTGATTCGGTCATCCCTGGATTCTCCTACGTATTGACCATCGCGATCGTGTTGTTCGCCTTCTCGACCATGATCTCTTGGTCGTATTATGGCCTGCAGTCCTGGAAATATTTATTCGGAAAAGGAAAGCGTGCTGATTTGATCTACAAATGTCTCTTCCTAGTCTTTGTTGTCATTGGAGCTGCTGCTACCCTGGATGCCGTGATCAAGTTCTCGGATGCTATGATCCTTGCCTTAGTATTCCCCAACATGATTGGACTCTTCTTCCTGTTCCCGAAGGTGCGAGAAGAAATGGCCAAGTATCTGGATGCGATAAAGGGTATAAAAGGCAAATAA
- a CDS encoding potassium channel family protein has translation MALLLVLSVLVIGSVGYWMFGFSLVDSIYMTIITVSTVGFKEVEPLGQNEKIFTSILILSSIFIVGYAIKVITENIISRNNIVNLRRKRVQSKIQLLKDHIIVCGFGRNGRQAVLKLKNYNKDFVVIESNEEVIDDHRGDGILFLDGDATQDEVLNLAGIERASTLISALPSDADNLFIVLSARQLNPHLKIISRATEETSYQKLKLAGADNVILPDKIGGDHMASLVVVPDLVEFLDNLSVSGEDDSINVEQIPFEKVCPSGEELTIRDLDLRRKTGCSIIGYKTPGGEYIVNPDPSLKLEQGSKLIVIGRPNQIESLKQQYEV, from the coding sequence ATGGCCCTTTTACTGGTACTTTCAGTACTAGTCATTGGTTCTGTAGGCTATTGGATGTTTGGTTTTAGTCTAGTAGATTCGATTTACATGACTATTATTACGGTTTCCACCGTTGGCTTTAAGGAAGTAGAACCCTTGGGTCAGAATGAGAAAATTTTCACCTCCATACTCATCCTTTCCAGTATCTTTATTGTGGGTTATGCGATCAAGGTGATCACAGAGAATATCATCAGCAGAAACAATATTGTTAACCTTAGAAGAAAACGCGTGCAGTCCAAGATCCAACTCCTAAAGGACCATATCATTGTTTGCGGCTTTGGCCGAAATGGAAGACAGGCCGTTCTAAAGCTAAAGAACTACAACAAGGATTTTGTAGTCATCGAGTCCAACGAAGAAGTGATCGACGATCACAGGGGGGATGGAATTCTGTTTCTAGATGGAGATGCAACCCAGGATGAGGTGCTGAATCTGGCCGGAATAGAACGGGCTTCTACCCTGATCAGTGCATTGCCCAGTGATGCGGATAATTTATTCATTGTACTGTCCGCGCGCCAATTGAATCCTCATTTGAAGATCATCAGCCGTGCAACTGAAGAGACCAGCTATCAAAAGTTGAAGCTGGCAGGAGCCGATAATGTCATTTTACCGGATAAGATCGGGGGAGATCACATGGCCTCATTAGTGGTGGTTCCAGATCTGGTTGAATTCCTGGATAACCTTTCTGTTTCGGGTGAAGACGATAGCATAAATGTAGAGCAGATACCCTTTGAGAAGGTTTGCCCCTCTGGAGAGGAATTGACCATTCGGGATTTGGATCTTCGACGGAAAACGGGTTGCTCCATCATTGGTTACAAAACTCCTGGAGGGGAGTATATCGTCAATCCGGACCCATCTTTAAAACTGGAGCAGGGATCAAAACTGATCGTGATCGGACGCCCCAATCAGATCGAAAGCCTGAAGCAGCAATACGAGGTTTAG
- a CDS encoding PspC family transcriptional regulator: protein MIQLVYSIRHYFEKRGFYVCSRLADRLGMRAKSVRLFFIYVSFATLGVGFAIYLTLAFWLRLKDLVYTKRTSVFDL, encoded by the coding sequence GTGATTCAGCTGGTCTATTCCATACGTCATTATTTTGAGAAGCGCGGGTTCTATGTTTGTTCCCGTCTAGCAGATCGACTAGGGATGCGCGCTAAAAGTGTGCGTCTCTTTTTTATCTATGTCTCCTTTGCAACACTCGGAGTGGGCTTCGCCATCTACCTGACCCTGGCGTTCTGGCTTCGACTAAAGGACCTGGTCTACACCAAACGAACTTCCGTCTTCGATCTATGA